A region of Rhizobium grahamii DNA encodes the following proteins:
- a CDS encoding response regulator, with protein MQEQTIIIADDHPLFRDALRQAVIGMEGHPDIVEAGDFAAARMAAGTHPDAELMLLDLSMPGVSGFSGLMALRSEFTGLPIVIISATDDATTIRRALELGASGFISKSSGIEDIRHGIQTVLAGDIATPESYRDGQEQDPDVADLIHRLHTLTPQQSRVLTMLAEGLLNKQIAYELGVSEATIKAHVSAILLKLNVDSRTQAVIQLGKINMALVA; from the coding sequence ATGCAGGAACAGACAATCATCATCGCCGACGATCACCCGCTTTTTCGGGATGCGCTTCGCCAGGCGGTGATCGGTATGGAAGGCCATCCTGATATCGTCGAAGCCGGCGATTTCGCCGCTGCCCGAATGGCGGCCGGCACACATCCAGACGCCGAGCTGATGCTGCTCGATCTTTCGATGCCCGGCGTCAGCGGCTTTTCCGGCCTGATGGCGCTGCGCTCCGAGTTTACCGGCCTGCCGATCGTCATCATTTCCGCAACGGACGACGCGACGACCATCCGTCGCGCCCTTGAACTCGGCGCATCCGGGTTCATCTCGAAATCATCTGGCATCGAGGACATCCGCCACGGCATCCAGACGGTTCTTGCCGGCGATATCGCCACGCCCGAAAGCTATCGCGACGGACAGGAACAGGATCCTGATGTCGCCGACCTGATCCACCGGCTGCATACGCTCACGCCACAGCAGAGCCGCGTGCTGACGATGCTGGCAGAAGGCTTGCTGAACAAGCAGATCGCGTATGAGCTCGGTGTTTCCGAGGCTACGATCAAGGCGCATGTCTCAGCCATCCTGCTCAAGCTGAATGTCGACAGCCGCACACAGGCCGTGATCCAGCTCGGCAAGATCAACATGGCGCTCGTCGCCTGA
- a CDS encoding DUF952 domain-containing protein, with the protein MTLTPTLYKIVTETLWQEAKAAGVFRGATIDLTDGYIHFSTATQVKQTAALYFAGQTGLMLVAVDSGKFGDELVFEPSRGGALFPHLYAELPLSAVLWEAPLPLDVAGQHIFPDLAP; encoded by the coding sequence ATGACCCTGACACCCACGCTTTACAAGATCGTGACGGAAACGCTCTGGCAGGAGGCGAAGGCCGCCGGTGTTTTTCGCGGGGCTACGATCGACCTCACGGACGGCTATATCCACTTCTCGACAGCCACACAGGTCAAGCAGACGGCGGCGCTCTATTTCGCCGGCCAGACCGGGTTGATGCTCGTTGCCGTCGACAGCGGCAAGTTCGGCGACGAGCTCGTCTTCGAGCCATCGCGCGGCGGCGCTCTCTTCCCGCATCTCTATGCGGAGCTGCCACTGTCGGCCGTGCTGTGGGAGGCGCCGCTTCCCCTCGATGTCGCCGGCCAGCATATTTTTCCGGACCTTGCACCATGA
- a CDS encoding quinone-dependent dihydroorotate dehydrogenase: MIDLFKHAARKGLFLFDPETAHGMSIAALKTGAVPACRIAPDPRLRQTVAGLDFINPIGMAAGYDKNAEVPEALLRIGFGFTEIGTVTPKPQPGNPRPRIFRLVEDEGVINRLGFNNEGHDAALARLSGIRGNGMIGVNIGANKDSEDRIGDYVLGIRRFYSVARYFTANISSPNTPGLRDLQARESLAALLSAVLAARDAEAEKAGRKIPVFLKIAPDLTEEGMDDIAAEALSHALDGLIVSNTTLSREGLSDQRQAKEAGGLSGKPLFDKSTAVLARMRKRVGSAMPIIGVGGVSSAETALEKIKAGADLVQLYSCMVYEGPGLPGTIVRGLSKLLDREQVKSIRDLRDTKTDYWAARNV, from the coding sequence ATGATCGATCTTTTCAAGCACGCCGCCCGCAAGGGTCTTTTTCTCTTCGACCCTGAAACCGCGCACGGCATGTCGATTGCCGCGCTGAAAACAGGTGCGGTGCCGGCCTGCCGGATCGCGCCGGATCCACGCCTGCGGCAGACCGTTGCCGGGCTCGATTTTATCAATCCGATTGGCATGGCAGCCGGCTACGACAAAAATGCTGAAGTTCCGGAAGCACTGCTGAGGATCGGTTTCGGCTTCACCGAGATCGGCACCGTGACGCCGAAGCCGCAGCCCGGCAATCCGCGTCCCCGCATCTTCAGACTGGTCGAGGATGAGGGCGTCATCAACCGCCTCGGCTTCAACAATGAAGGCCATGACGCTGCCTTGGCGCGGCTGTCGGGCATTCGCGGCAACGGCATGATCGGCGTGAACATCGGTGCCAACAAGGATAGCGAAGATCGCATCGGCGATTATGTCCTCGGCATCCGCCGCTTCTACTCCGTGGCGCGCTATTTCACCGCCAACATCTCGTCGCCAAACACGCCCGGCCTGCGCGATCTCCAGGCGCGCGAAAGCCTGGCAGCTCTCTTGTCGGCAGTGCTTGCCGCCCGCGACGCCGAAGCCGAGAAGGCAGGCAGAAAGATCCCGGTCTTCCTGAAGATCGCGCCCGATCTCACGGAAGAAGGCATGGACGACATCGCTGCCGAAGCGTTGTCGCACGCTCTGGATGGCCTGATCGTTTCGAACACCACGCTGTCGCGCGAGGGTCTAAGCGATCAGCGTCAGGCGAAGGAGGCGGGAGGACTGTCCGGCAAGCCGCTCTTCGACAAATCGACTGCTGTTCTCGCCAGAATGCGCAAGCGCGTCGGCAGTGCTATGCCGATCATCGGCGTCGGCGGCGTTTCATCAGCCGAAACGGCGCTGGAGAAGATCAAGGCCGGTGCCGATCTTGTGCAGCTCTATTCCTGCATGGTCTACGAAGGCCCGGGCCTGCCGGGAACGATCGTTCGCGGCCTCTCGAAGCTGCTTGATCGGGAGCAGGTCAAGTCAATCCGCGACCTCAGGGACACGAAGACGGACTACTGGGCGGCCCGGAACGTCTGA